The following is a genomic window from Pedobacter sp. KBS0701.
CGTTTAATAAAGGCAAGGCTTTTTGGGTTAAAAAGAAAGCTCCTTTATAATGGATGTTTACCAGGGCATCAAATTGTTCCTCAGTGGTATCAGCAAATGAAGCGTGGATCCCAATCCCGGCATTATTGATCAGGAAATCGAATTTTTCGGCATTAAAAACAGATTTTAGTACGCTTTTAACTGCAGTAAAAAAGGCATCAAAAGTTTTAGAATCGCCAACATTTAACTGTATTGCCGCTGCGGGTACACCTAACGCTTTTATTTCGTTTACTGTATCTTCTGCTTCCTCTTTTTTAGATTGATAGGTAACAATTACACCCATTCCTTTTGCAGCGATTTTTAAGGCCGCGTTTTTTCCCAGTCCGCGGCTACCACCGGTTACCAGGGCAATTTTATTTTGTGTTTCCATTTTCTATTTATTTGTTAAACAAAATTAGATGGAAATCGGCTGTAAAAATGGTGACAGCTTAAGTAAAAATGGTGACTGTTTAAGTTTTATATGGTGACAATTTCCTTATTTGTAGCTAAAGACTCAAAATAAGCCTCTCTATACTGTTTTGGTGTTTGGCCAGCAAAGTGCTTAAAAAACTTGGTAAAGTTAGATGGATCGTAAGTTAATATTCTGGCAATTTCGGCAATAGGCATGCTTACATTCTGTAACATTGTTTTGGAGATTTCCATTAAACGCTCTTCGAAAAAGAAACATGGCGAGTGTCCGGTAGCGGCTTTAATGGTATTGCTTAAATGCGTGGGATGTACATGGATTAAACCGGCGAAATCTCTTACTTCAAACATTTCTGTCGCACGGCCGGATACGATGTCGTCAAGGTGTTTATCTAATTCTTTTAAATAATCTGCCGCAATTTCATGTCGACGGGCAAAAAACTTCTGTGGAACTTTCATATAAATGATTTTGATCGCTAAACAAATATACCATTCAAGCCATTGATTATGAAATTACCTAATGGGCATTTGTTTTTTGTGACTGAATGATTACCGGCTAAAAATTCCGTCAAAACAAAAGCCGTTGATCGCTAAATCAATGGCTTTATATTTGTATTCTTCAAAAATGCTTTTACAATTTACTAAAAGGTAAATCAAAAGTTCCGTCTGTAATATTTACTGAGGTGTTTATGGTAGTATTCTGGTTGCCACCACTGAAGAAAAATGTTCCTTTCAACTTATTTCCAGTTTCGCTTGTAATAACCAAAGTACCCGCATCGGCATAAAATGAACCGGTTTGACTTTGGTCTTTCATATAAACACCGGTTCCGTCCTTTGCTATATTGTAAGTTCCTGCGCCGTTGTATCCGGCTATCGAAATAATCAGGCGTTTATCGCCATTTACTGTTGTAATGGTTAATAATTTGCCTAAAGGAGAATTTATAGATGCCGCTTCGCCAGTAAAGCCAATTGCAGTACCATCTACCTTTGCATTTAAATTGTTTGTATTATTATTTGATTCTGGGATTTTTGCTGGCACTAAACTAATGTTAAATTGCCCATCACTAATGGTTTTTGTGGCTAAAGTTACATAGTTTTGTCCTTTAAATTCGAAAGTGCCTTTAATGTATTGATCAGCTAAATAACTTGTAATCTTAATTGTACCATTGGAGGCACTGAGATAAGCCTCTTTGGACCCTAGATTATTTGGAAGATAGGTAGCTACATTACTATCGGATAAAGTATATGTACCCACCCCTTTAAAATCACTGATTACTAAACTAAAACCACTGGTTACTTTGTTCCCAAAATCTGGACAGTTTTTTTTCCTCCGATCGCATAAGTTTGGGCTGTTGCAAATGTACATTGCAATAAAACGCCATCAACTTTTCCGCTCATAGATGATGAATCCCATTCAGGACGATAATCAATTTCTTTTTTACACGATGAGGTAATGAGGAGGCACAGCAATGCCAATAGGGATAATTTAAAAGGTAATTTCACGAGCGTTAATTTGTTATGGGTAATAAATTTATGCAAAGATAAAGAATTTAGTCAATCGCTAATGAAAAGGTATGCAGCTTTTTAACAAATCTTTCCCGCTGGTACCAATCATTATAAACCAGTTCTAATTGCTTCACTTCGAAAGTACCGAAATCGAAATCCCTGTATTTTTCGATCAGATCAATAAAGGCAGCTTGATTTTTTAATTCCGATCTGAAACGAATTACAGTGGAATGGGCCGTTTGGATAATATATCGTTCGTCGATGCTTTGTTGCAGATCTGAATTTTTAAAGGTTTTGCGGAGATCATCTCTGATTTCGTTTAAGGTATCGGTTAAAAAACCTTGAATGAGTATACACGATGGAGAAGCCGTAATTCCTTTAAACTGAATTTTGAAACTTTTATGCCTGACTAAAACTTTTTTAATAAAGTTAATATAATCCTGAACATTGAAATCCTTTAAATCAAAGCCATCATAACAGGAAATGACCGACATTAAAGTAATATGGATATCTGCATTTTGATAATAATACTGATCAGGCTCAATGGTTTTTACATCAGCCAAAAACTCCTGAATATTATGATTCGTTGCGGCATCAGGTCTGATGACCAAAGTAATGCCAAAACGATTATCGGCGTCAGAATCGATTAAACGATCTATTTCGTAGTTTCCATTAGCTATTTTGGCAATCGAATCCCTGTAAAGTTTGTTATAATGTTCGGCTAAATTCATTTTAATTATACAAAAAAGTCACAGGGGGTAAATCCTGTGACTAAATAATAAGGTCGTTATCTCGACTTCGTTGCGATCATCGATAAATGAGTGTTTTATAATTTTTAATCGCTATTTCAACGATTTTGAATCATATCTGAAATATCATAATAATGATACTTTTTATGCCAGCAATGCCTTCCAGCTAGTAGCCTTACCAATAATACCAGCTAAATCGGCAATGGCTACACGTTCCTGCTCCATGCTGTCGCGGTGGCGAATCGTAACCGTATTATCCTCTAAACTTTGGTGGTCAACCGTAATGCAGAAAGGCGTACCTACTGCATCCTGACGGCGGTAACGTTTACCAATCGCATCTTTCTCTTCGTAAATACAGTTGAAATCGAATTTCAGTTCATCCATAATTTCGCGTGCTTTTTCCGGCAAGCCATCTTTTTTGGTCAATGGGAAAATGGCTACTTTATATGGGGCTAAAGCAGGGTGTAAACGCAATAAAGTACGGCTATCCTGTTTATCTTCGGTGCTTAAATCCTGCTCTTCAAAAGCATTTATCATCGTTAACAGGAACATGCGGTCTAAACCGATCGAGGTTTCGATTACATAAGGGATGTAATTGCCATAAGGTTTACCTTCTTCATTTAAATCGTTATCAAAATACTGCATTTTCTTGCCAGAAAACTCCTGGTGCTGCTTTAAATCGAAATCGGTGCGACTGTGGATTCCTTCAACCTCTTTAAACCCGAAGGGGAATTCGAACTCAATATCAGTTGCTGCATTGGCATAATGCGCCAGTTTCACGTGGTCGTGGTAACGGTATTTTTCAGGATTGGTACCTAAAGCTTTATGCCATTTTAAACGTGCTTCTTTCCAATACTCAAACCACTTTTTGTCTTCACCCGGGCGAACGAAAAATTGCATTTCCATTTGCTCAAACTCGCGCATACGCATAATAAACTGACGGGCAATTACCTCATTTCTGAAAGCTTTACCAATTTGCGCAATACCGAAAGGAATTTTCATCCTTCCTGATTTTTGAACGTTCAGGAAGTTTACAAAAATTCCCTGGGCTGTTTCCGGGCGAAGATATACTTCATCACTGCCTTCAGCCATGGCTCCGAACTGTGTGCTGAACATCAGGTTAAACTGGCGTACATCTGTCCAGTTTGAAGTTTTAGAAATCGGGCAGATTATCTTATAATCAACAATTAAATCTTTTAGCTGTGCTAAGTTTTCAGATTTAAGTGCAAGGTTCATTTCTACTTCAAGCGCTAAACCCTTTTTTACAAATCTCCAGCTTGCTTCATTAACAAATGGATATTTTGCATTGTCTAAAATGGTCGCCTCATCTTTAAAACTCGGAATCCAGGCGGCTTGTCCTTCATCACTTAAACCCAATATTTCTTGCTGGAACTCCTCAAATCTGGCTTTGTTTTCTGCGCTGAAATTGGCTAATTCCGAATATAATTCATCAATTTTATTTTCCAATAACTGATCGGCGCGGTAACGTTTTTTCGAATCTTTGTTGTCAATCATCGGGTCGTTAAAACCATCCACGTGTCCGCTAGCTTTCCAAACCTTAGGATGCATAAAAATTGCAGAATCAATCCCTACAATGTTTTCGTGCATCTGTACCATGGCTTTCCACCAGTACGTTTTAATGTTGTTTTTTAACTCGGCACCCAATTGGCCATAATCGTAAACAGCACTTAAGCCATCATATATTTCGCTGCTCTGGAATACAAAACCGTATTCTTTAGCGTGTGATATTACATTTTTAAATTGTTCGTCGTTATTCTTTTGAGCCATAATGCAGCAAAGATAATAAAAAGGCGGAGGGTTTAAAGGTATAAGGCTGAAGGTTTTTGATGAAGCTAAAACGGACTATAAATTTGAGAATGTTGGTGTTTAACTCAAGTGTCCTTAGGTGGCTCGGGTGGTTAGACAGGGTGAAAGGCACCTTGACTAGTGAATTTATATACTCTTAAATTTCTTATATGGTTCAAAATATTAAGAAAGCAATAGTTTGCTTATTGGTTCCAGCGTTCCTGCTTTCCGCTTTACTTCGTCACACTTGTGCTCACTGCAATCAGCTTAGGTGGCGAAAACGTAGCATGATTAATGTTCTAAACGAGTTTGAATTATATAAATTGATTAACATTTAACATTCCGTTTTACCTCTTCCATCTTCCATTTTTTCCTACTTTTGAAACATGAAATTCCATCATTTACTATTTTTGGTTATTGTTGCAGTTTTTACCTCATGTAAACCAGAAGAAAAAAAACATCACTATATTAAATTTAATACACCTGCGGAGTTATATCAATTCTTAAAATGGTCGCCAGAAAACCGTTTTCCATTAATTAGTGCCCATCGAGGAGGCCCAATGCCTGGTTTTCCTGAAAACTGTATCGAAACATTCGATAATGCCATTACTTATAATCCTGTAATAATCGAATTTGATATTGCTTACAGTAAAGATTCCGTAATGGTGATCATGCACGATGATCAGCTCGATCGCACGTCTACGGGGAAAGGACCAATTGGCAATTATACATACGA
Proteins encoded in this region:
- a CDS encoding SDR family NAD(P)-dependent oxidoreductase, producing METQNKIALVTGGSRGLGKNAALKIAAKGMGVIVTYQSKKEEAEDTVNEIKALGVPAAAIQLNVGDSKTFDAFFTAVKSVLKSVFNAEKFDFLINNAGIGIHASFADTTEEQFDALVNIHYKGAFFLTQKALPLLNDGSGIINVSSGLARFATPGYAAYASMKGAMETLTKYQAKELGARGIRSNIIAPGAIETDFGGGVVRDNDQLNAGIAANTALGRVGLPDDIGGVVAFLCTEDARWINAQRIEASGGMFL
- a CDS encoding AraC family transcriptional regulator; the encoded protein is MKVPQKFFARRHEIAADYLKELDKHLDDIVSGRATEMFEVRDFAGLIHVHPTHLSNTIKAATGHSPCFFFEERLMEISKTMLQNVSMPIAEIARILTYDPSNFTKFFKHFAGQTPKQYREAYFESLATNKEIVTI
- a CDS encoding DUF6252 family protein, with the protein product MYICNSPNLCDRRKKNCPDFGNKVTSGFSLVISDFKGVGTYTLSDSNVATYLPNNLGSKEAYLSASNGTIKITSYLADQYIKGTFEFKGQNYVTLATKTISDGQFNISLVPAKIPESNNNTNNLNAKVDGTAIGFTGEAASINSPLGKLLTITTVNGDKRLIISIAGYNGAGTYNIAKDGTGVYMKDQSQTGSFYADAGTLVITSETGNKLKGTFFFSGGNQNTTINTSVNITDGTFDLPFSKL
- a CDS encoding 2'-5' RNA ligase family protein, which translates into the protein MNLAEHYNKLYRDSIAKIANGNYEIDRLIDSDADNRFGITLVIRPDAATNHNIQEFLADVKTIEPDQYYYQNADIHITLMSVISCYDGFDLKDFNVQDYINFIKKVLVRHKSFKIQFKGITASPSCILIQGFLTDTLNEIRDDLRKTFKNSDLQQSIDERYIIQTAHSTVIRFRSELKNQAAFIDLIEKYRDFDFGTFEVKQLELVYNDWYQRERFVKKLHTFSLAID
- a CDS encoding glycine--tRNA ligase is translated as MAQKNNDEQFKNVISHAKEYGFVFQSSEIYDGLSAVYDYGQLGAELKNNIKTYWWKAMVQMHENIVGIDSAIFMHPKVWKASGHVDGFNDPMIDNKDSKKRYRADQLLENKIDELYSELANFSAENKARFEEFQQEILGLSDEGQAAWIPSFKDEATILDNAKYPFVNEASWRFVKKGLALEVEMNLALKSENLAQLKDLIVDYKIICPISKTSNWTDVRQFNLMFSTQFGAMAEGSDEVYLRPETAQGIFVNFLNVQKSGRMKIPFGIAQIGKAFRNEVIARQFIMRMREFEQMEMQFFVRPGEDKKWFEYWKEARLKWHKALGTNPEKYRYHDHVKLAHYANAATDIEFEFPFGFKEVEGIHSRTDFDLKQHQEFSGKKMQYFDNDLNEEGKPYGNYIPYVIETSIGLDRMFLLTMINAFEEQDLSTEDKQDSRTLLRLHPALAPYKVAIFPLTKKDGLPEKAREIMDELKFDFNCIYEEKDAIGKRYRRQDAVGTPFCITVDHQSLEDNTVTIRHRDSMEQERVAIADLAGIIGKATSWKALLA